Genomic DNA from Oreochromis aureus strain Israel breed Guangdong linkage group 2, ZZ_aureus, whole genome shotgun sequence:
aatattttttgacttGATTTGGGTCCAAATAAAtagatctgaccaatcagaccgCCACATTTGCAGTAAGTGTGCTCATACTGAATGTGTGCACCTGTGCTGTATATCCAAAAGGAAATGGTAAAATTACACTATTTTACCTTTGATAGCTAGACCAGTCAATCgtatacacatatatgtgtacatatgtatgtgtgtgcatacagCCAAATTCGGCTACAGaatatgcacacacagtaaACATATCTTATCTAGCTCTTTATCTCAAAAATGTTGTTTCAAGTGGTTGAGTCACTTCCTTGGTGTTTCGTTGTGGTTCATTGGCACTGCTGTGGTGTTTTAAGGTTTGTGGTATTTGATTTTAGATGGGCCTCTTGTCTGGTTTTGCTTTGGTTAGTGGTCGGAAGTAAGCTGTCAAAGTTTTCACGTTGTCTTGCCCTTTTGTTTCGGCTTCAGGAATAGCAGGTGGAGACATCGGCTACATTGAGACCGAGGACGGCGGCAAACGGCCAATgacagaagaggagaaaaatgaGCAAGTCAAGAGGTCAGAGGATACTCAAAGTGCATTTTGCTGATTGGCAGTGTGCATATTGAATATAGAAGCACGTGCGTAATTTAAGCCTGTGTCTGTTTTTCAGGCTCGAGGAGCTGATGCGGGTGAAGCAGGCGGAGAGAAGAGAGCGAGAGCGGGcagaagaggtggagagggaGAAGCAGCGAAGGAAGCAGGGccaggagctgcagcagatccgccaaaaactgcaggatgatgaaatgaaaaaaatcgctGAGCAGCGTCAgagggagaagatggaagaCAAACTGGCAAGGTATGTTTTTCAACAACACACATACAGTTAGAGAACATGTGATAATTAGGTTTGGATAAGGATTGCTTACCGGAGTACATAGAGTCTAATAACCATTCAGTCAAAAAGACACTTCTTTGGCTTCCCTGTTGGATGTCCGACATGTTTATTCTcataaaaacaaactgtcagTCTTACAGGCCCAAGACTAGCAAATCACACCATCTCATATAGAGGACTAGCTTGGCTAAAAGGCATCCTGTTAGTTTTTAAATAGGATAATGTTACTCTGCTCGATAATTGTCTCCCAGCATAGTCTCATGACAGATGGATGGGCTGTAGAAGAGCATCAGCACAGCAACAGGACTGGTGTCTGGAATCTGGTGTCTGCTTGTGTGAGGAGGAGCACTGCCAGACCCTACAGAATCAACTTTAAACAGCGATTCTTGTGCATGTTTCTGACCAGACTGTCGGAAACAGACAACGCAAGGGTGACATGAGGGTCGCGGTGATGTTACAGGGATCATAATGTTTGCTACAATGTCTCCACACTCTTTCACGCCTGACACATGTTCTCTATTTGAAGCTTCTTTAATCTGTGGAGAGAATTTGGGTGTTCTCTGGTTAAAAGCCAGAAAACTGCACAGTACTGGGCTGTGAGCTGATACCACTAACAGATTTCAAGCCCTTGTTTCACCCTCGGTGAAATCATTTTCTGACAGTCTGGTGAGAAACATGCACAAGTAACTCACTGTGGTCACTTCAGCTGAGCACTGGCAGTGGTCCTCCTCACACAAAAGAGCAGATACCAGTCATGCTGTTGATTTTTGTGATGTTTTCCAATGTATTGCAAGCCTAAAATCTGtggatttatttataaaaaagcTACAAACTTTTTATCTTAACCAGTTGTTCCCATGAACCCTTTTTGTTAAACATtcagttgttttaaaaaaaaaaaaaggtaacaaaTAACCCAGGAAATAATTTTATCTCTGCTTTACCTATTGGAAAATGTTCGCATTCATAAAGATTAACTTGTGTGTGATCAAGTAACTTTGTTCCTTTGTTAACTCTGGTTGCTGAGTCATTGTGCTGCTTATCTTTATTACAAACAGGCAAAGGGTTAAAGAGAAGATAGCAAGAGACAGAGAAGAAAGAGCACAAAAGGTACTTTTAAAAGTCAAGTTTATTTTAGgtttattttccatttctttattCTACCACTTCTATTGGAAACAAGAACAacttggacttttttttttctgtgaagttTGGAGGTGGTGCACCCTCGAGCACCGCTGCATCATCCCAGAATGCCCAGCCCAGTCCGTCTTCACCCACCAGTCAGGGCCCTCCACCCACTAAAAAGGAGTATGATGAATCCAGGATACAGGTACCTAATTCatcattgattttaaaattttactttgCATATATGTTAATAAAGTTTGAAGTCTGTGCCCTGTGAAACAGAAAGTCACAGGTTTcgataaatacatataaaatatgTGCAGGCCTAACCGGGTGTTTAGAATAAAATGGATGATAAGCAGAGTGTGCTTCAGGGCTTAGGGCTTTATATGAAAACGAATCCGCCCCTCTAAAAAAGCAAGTCAAGGGTTCAGAGCAGATCTTCGCAGACTAATTGTTGACATCAGGGCGGTGAGGGCCATCTTTTATAAACGCAAATAAACTGGTGTTGTGTTGAACTTTAAAATATGTACTTAAATTTTTGCTGCTTCTTCACAGGTCCGTCTGCTGGACGGCTCGACCATCACAACAGTCTTCAAGGCCCAGGAGCCGCTGGCGGCAGTGCGCGTCTATGTGCAGATGAACGGCAACACGCCCGAGGGTCAGGACTTCACGCTGCTGTCACCTTACCCCCGTCACGTCTACACTGAACTGGATATGGAGAAGCCCCTCAAAGAGCTGGGTGAGCTGGGGATAGCATTAGGCTGCCGCTTAGCTTATAACTGGATTTGGTATCATCACGTTACAttttgaaagtttaaaaaaaaaaatcacaaattgAAATCCGACTTGCTTTGCTTCTGTGCGTTCAGGTTTGGTGCCTTCAGCTGTGCTGGTTGTTGCCAAAAAGTAAGAACAGGAGGATCTGCTCTGTGAGCCTACCTCACCACTTCCATTACATCAACACCAGAGATACCAGAACATGGATTGATCCACAAACAGAGCTGCGGTCTTTTTAATTTCACCCAACAAGCCAGATAACttaacaaaagcacctcctctcAAAGTGATGATATGGAGGAAAATGGTTCGactgtcaaaaagaaaaaggcttGATTGAATCCATCCTCTTCTGCGCTGGTTTCACAGGCTGTGGGTTGGTGTGTGTAGTGAGCCTGATAGTGAAGATAGCTGGCCTCTGACAGATACTGCTTCAAGGAGCACCACTCATAGTTTCaacacattaaagaaaaaaaaaaaaaagagaacaaactTGTTGAGTTTTAACCCGATCCATAACAACACCTGATTCGGAAAGGGCCTTAAGTTTAATCCCCACGATCTTCCTGATTTTGTGACactttgccttttctttttttttttataagtttaaatatattgacaGCTATGTCTACCTGGTCACCAAAAATCTACTTACAATAAAGCTGACTTGGAAAGTTTGTTACTTGTGACGTTTGTTCATTTAATTCTGCTCGTCGTCTTCATCCTACTTTATCCAGTTATCACCAAACAAAAGGTTCAGCTGAGGCTGTGGACGGTGTCATTAGTTTCGTCTCAGAGAAAGACAAATTCCAACCTTGGGATGGTGCTATATAAAGTTTAGAGAAGGGTTGGGCAATTTTCCAAAAGGGAAAGTGTAACATCTCCTCTTATCAGTAGCAGTTTATAAACAGATAAAATTAACATTGAACAGAATCGAGTCCAGATTATTGATTCGTCCCTCCACAATGGTCCCAATTTCTCATGTGGTCACTTGGGAACATTAATTGCCCGCCCTTAGTTggtttagagcaggggtgtcaaacacaaGGCCTAGGAGCTCAGAACTGACCCAGCAAAAATCCGGTCCACTGGAAGGcattggaaaatgtgaaggacgACATAaactttggacttttaactgtattttcataagttttatAACTTTCGTTCTGATAAAGCCCTCCCCCACGCTTCatcaaagtaattaagtaataaacAAGTGGGTGACAGAAGtggtttttttccacaatgggTAGTtgatgtgtagttaaacttccttagacagacagaaaggggagtttctTTGGTCCGTCACACTCAAGATTACCATGTGTTGTATGTAGCCTGCAGtgcaaaatgagtttgacacgcCCGGCTTAGAGGATCATCTGTGCTAAACAATATTCACAAAGGTTAATGGTCCGAAATTCAAACGTAAACCCAAAGTGCTTCAGATTGTCTGGGGATCTGTTgctttttttctactttcttACAGATTTGTTGATAAAGTAGGTCTTAAGCAGGAAACTATATTTACACAATCTTGTTGACTTAGTGATTTTATCTCTGTGTAAAGTCTAAAGTTGACTCAAGTGATTTTCCTCTGGGTTTTGTAGTTTGCCACAGATCCTTTTCTTGCTGCGACCCATTCCCACATTACATGTTTGGCATTTTGTCCACCTTTGAAAGCAATACTTAATCCACCAAATAATGCAAGTTTTTGGACTTTGTAGTCCTCACTGAACAGCCACTGGTGCTGGAATTATACAAGACAAAAATCACAACCAGATGCTCTCAGTTTAACTCAATTTGACATGTACAAGTCCATGTTATAAATGGCCTTAACTTCAAAcaagggttttttttgctttttccccccccccctttctttaaaaaaacccaaacaaacaaacaaaaaaaacctcaataCCTTTTTTCAGTTAGGTTTCACATCTTATGTAACAGCAGTCCCTCTTCTCACAGAAATGTTGCTAGcttggctaaaaataaaaacccatgAAGAAGACGAGTGCTTTCCCTGTTTGCATGTGCCCATCCAGCCAacactttattttaaacaaagggCATTCCCTTTGTTGTAAATGCTCTTTCTGACATGTAAACTCCAGATAACGAGCAAGGCACAGCGACCCGAAACAGGCCACCAGCTTTACAGTGTGATATTTGATATTTTGCCCCACCCACTCTAATTATGAACATACAAGCAGAAACACATGACACAAAGAAGCCGTGTTGTGACACACTATAAAACACCTTTATatacattagaaaaaaaaacatagcctAGTCTGTGGAATGGTACAAAATGTCAATCATACATCACCTGTGAAGTTGGATGATTTTAAAACACGAGCAAAGCGGTCAACTtgcaacaaatacaaaaatagttCTGATTAAAATTCAAAGACACGCCACTGAAGGTGAGCGCCGTGTTTCCTTTCATCTTTCCACCTGCtgttcagggaaaaaaaaaaaaaaaatgaaaagatgatCTTTTAAATGACCTCGACTCCTCGTTTTCATAAATCCAGTGAGACAGTGAGGTGACTGAGAGGAAGGACGGAGAGGGAAGAATAATGATTGGATGAACTTTAGCAGGATGAAACATCTCCACAGTCTGGAGGactgttcagttcagttttattgttcAGTGGCCTGATGCGGTCTTTTGCTGTTGCTCTCTCTAGCTCGGTGGATAGTAGCCCTGGTTGTAGTTCCAGGTGTTCTGGTAGCCGTAGCTGCCGTATTGCGGTTGCTAGAGAAAAACCACGACAAACAGGAAACGGGATTAAAAACATCTTAAACTGTGCTTTGCTACATTAAACCAAGCAGAAAAATCAAGACACCTCTTGAGCGTCCACTTGAAGGAGCATCTAGGACAAATCATTCTCAGTAGACTGTAGATAAATGATGGCTATAGCCACTATGACATAGCCCATTAGTTTCTGGACTCCAAGCTTAAATCTTTAGCTGCTAAACTCCATttgttttaaccctttaagacctaccatagagccaagtccgccagagcttatctttatatttttacatgctgtagtgccatttttggaagaatttcaagttgctatacatcaatacaaccgtcatatcccaaattttaataatatgtatgcattaagtccatagtaactacataaattgcaaaaaaatgcaataaactacaaaaaattgaaaatcgttttagttttttttaacatatatttctagttagagaaatttaagaggtttatccctcaaaactgtaaataccaaaatgttgcacaaaatagtttcccaccacaggaaatttattttgattgtcttcatagttttatttttgagctaCAAaattttttatatactgcaggaaaaccaaaattaaatattataatgcaaatttgcaaaaaaaaaaaaaacagcatatgcatcaaaataaactatttccagcagtgcaatttgagttctaagcatcccagaaactatacagaaaagcataaagtcaaacatgacttttaaaaacaccagtatagacTTATAAGGccctgaaggtaaaaaaaaaaaaaaaccctacattTTCCGCAAAAGTGttacttccggtttcgggcaggtaatgaCGGACATGCGATAGATCGTGCTGACGtttattccaacgtaggaagtgttatgaacagctgattggatcggcaaagcgtgtttctggaatattatgtttttgttgctgcaactGCTTTTTACGAAATTTTTTGCAAGGCCATATGTGACTTAGGACAAACTGATGGCATaaaatgtaagtacaactcctccggtttcatatgcaacaAAAATTATTGCAGTAGCTTATGTGGTTGCAGTTCTAcaaggatttaaaaatagttacgcaaaacggagcgtgcccgctccaaCCGGTCTTAAAAGGTTAAGCCGCAGTCACACAATGCTTCCTGGAGCAACTGCTAAAAATGAAGTTTGTCAAGTTGGTCGGAGTGTCAGGgacaacatatttttttcaaggGACTGGTGGTTGCAAGGGGTTTCTGACAGCCCCATTATATGTGCACCACCGGTAACGGTCATACAGCCACATCTATTTATGTTTGGCACTGGACGGCAGGTATAATAGGACCCTCACTAGTCTATAGGCCTGTTTGGCTAGGCCGCAGGAGCATATTACGATTGGGTGCAACTGGGCAGGAGACAGGGCTACACCCTTAATATCACACATTAATCTGAGGGCCAACACAATATAGACAGTCACATTA
This window encodes:
- the ubxn1 gene encoding UBX domain-containing protein 1, which translates into the protein MAELTTLESLLEMGFDRNRAEKAVANTGNQGIEQAMDWLMEHENDPDIDEPYVPPVGNVLGGEAQSQPSTADSSEGQEGQESFEGIAGGDIGYIETEDGGKRPMTEEEKNEQVKRLEELMRVKQAERRERERAEEVEREKQRRKQGQELQQIRQKLQDDEMKKIAEQRQREKMEDKLARQRVKEKIARDREERAQKFGGGAPSSTAASSQNAQPSPSSPTSQGPPPTKKEYDESRIQVRLLDGSTITTVFKAQEPLAAVRVYVQMNGNTPEGQDFTLLSPYPRHVYTELDMEKPLKELGLVPSAVLVVAKK